The following are encoded in a window of Candida dubliniensis CD36 chromosome 4, complete sequence genomic DNA:
- a CDS encoding 60S ribosomal protein L24 (Similar to S. cerevisiae RPL24A/RPL24B): MKIEVDSFSGSKIYPGRGTLFVRGDSKIFRFQSSKSASLFQQRKNPRRISWTVLYRRHHKKGISEEAAKKRTRKTVKHQRAIVGASLELIKERRSQKPADRKAARDSKLAKDKEAKKAAKAARKAEKAKAVASGASVVSKQQAKGSFQKVKATSR, encoded by the coding sequence ATGAAGATTGAAGTTGACTCCTTTTCAGGTTCTAAAATCTACCCAGGTAGAGGTACTTTATTCGTCAGAGGTGACTCTAAAATTTTCAGATTCCAATCCTCAAAATCTGCTTCTTTATTccaacaaagaaagaacCCAAGAAGAATCTCTTGGACTGTTTTGTACAGAAGACACCACAAAAAAGGTATTTCTGAAGAAGCTGCTAAAAAGAGAACCAGAAAAACCGTCAAGCACCAAAGAGCTATTGTCGGTGCCTCTTTGGAATTGatcaaagaaagaagaagtcAAAAACCAGCTGACAGAAAAGCTGCTAGAGACTCTAAATTAGCTAAAGACAAAGAAGCTAAAAAGGCTGCTAAAGCTGCCAGAAAAGCTGAAAAGGCTAAAGCTGTTGCTTCCGGTGCTTCTGTTGTTTCTAAACAACAAGCTAAAGGTTCTTTCCAAAAAGTTAAAGCTACCTCCCGTTAA
- a CDS encoding 60S ribosomal protein L30 (Similar to S. cerevisiae RPL30;~In S. cerevisiae: involved in pre-rRNA processing in the nucleolus;~spliced gene) yields MAPKSNKNQENINSKLALTIKSGKYTLGYKSVVKSLRTGKAKLVIIAANTPVLRKSELEYYAMLSKTPVYYFQGGNNELGTVCGKLFRVGTLSILDAGDSDILSSI; encoded by the exons ATG GCCCCAAAATCTAACAAGAACCAAGAAAACATCAACTCAAAATTAGCTTTGACTATCAAGTCAGGTAAATATACCTTGGGTTACAAATCAGTTGTCAAATCTTTAAGAACTGGTAAAGCTAAATTGGTTATCATTGCTGCTAACACCCCAGTCTTGAGAAAATCTGAATTGGAATATTACGCTATGTTGTCCAAGACCCCAGTTTACTACTTCCAAGGTGGTAACAACGAATTGGGTACCGTTTGTGGTAAATTATTCAGAGTTGGTACTTTGTCCATTTTGGATGCTGGTGACTCCGATATCCTTTCTTCTATCTAA
- a CDS encoding DASH complex subunit, putative (Similar to S. cerevisiae SPC34;~the DASH complex is a multi-subunit microtubule-binding complex that is transferred to the kinetochore prior to mitosis; connects the centromere to the plus end of spindle microtubules) produces MTVSEPLEKLQQSFRSIQSINFDDAQMFTNSIVNAPAITTLLKDPTHDESLLYKIVKPKTNKGPSKLVSTIVESASMDSKPERVDGKILYTLEGIISDKPEDEDSEEDERNPVVKFPKLGPRNAYSRPFIHLENSEDFKETFYQISQVLSKYPNLIDDYPTLINKLNTYEDTYRKLQRDIENLEEEIKVSKAFLEDNYNVSYSPKVKSSASFGSDDPDAQIDIDEAIRREEEEIAQLELQFNKRGY; encoded by the coding sequence ATGACAGTCTCAGAACCTCTTGAGAAGTTACAACAATCATTCAGATCTATTCAGTCGATAAATTTTGACGATGCGCAAATGTTTACCAACTCGATTGTGAATGCACCAGCAATAACAACATTATTGAAGGACCCCACCCATGATGAAAGTTTGCTATATAAGATTGTCAAaccaaaaaccaataaagGACCAAGCAAACTAGTAAGTACAATTGTTGAGTCTGCATCTATGGATAGTAAGCCTGAAAGAGTCGATGGTAAAATCCTATATACACTTGAAGGTATAATAAGCGACAAACCTGAAGACGAAGATtcagaagaagatgaaagAAATCCAGTAGTGAAATTCCCTAAATTAGGTCCTAGAAATGCTTATTCGAGACCATTTATACACTTGGAAAACTCAGAAGATTTCAAAGAAactttttatcaaatatcaCAAGTGCTATCAAAATATCCAAACttgattgatgattatCCAACGTTgatcaataaattgaacACATATGAAGATACTTACCGGAAACTACAAAGAGATATAGAAAATTTGGAAGAAGAGATAAAAGTGCTGAAGGCGTTTCTTGAAGATAACTATAATGTGAGCTACAGTCCCAAAGTTAAATCTTCGGCATCATTTGGTAGTGATGATCCCGATGCACAAAtagatattgatgaagcTATACGGAgagaggaagaagaaatagcACAACTAGAGTTGcaattcaataaaagaGGGTATTAA
- a CDS encoding glycoprotease, putative (Similar to S. cerevisiae KAE1;~In S. cerevisiae: proposed to be a component of the EKC protein complex; also identified as a component of the KEOPS protein complex) → MLNANCVSRSLASRCDIFFQSSRVEKNNFFFFFKEEGDNYIFLILHSRSPYYTIMTVDLDKYLKPGKDHYLALGLEGSANKLGVGVIKHNRGPLSSTNRAEVLSNIRDTYITPPGEGFLPRDTARHHRNWVVRIIKQALATAKVAGKDIDVICFTQGPGMGAPLQSVVIAARTLAQLWEIPMVGVNHCVGHIEMGREITGAQNPVVLYVSGGNTQVIAYSKQRYRIFGETLDIAIGNCLDRFARTLKIPNEPAPGYNIEQMAKKGKHLVALPYTVKGMDLSMSGILASIDSIAKEMFGKQQKKLIDEESGEPITAEDLCFSLQETLFSMLVEITERALAHVDSNQVLIVGGVGSNQRLQEMMKLMIQDRKNGQIYATDERFCIDNGIMIAHAGLLSYRTGQTNQLNNTVCTQRFRTDEVFVKWRDD, encoded by the coding sequence ATGTTGAACGCCAATTGCGTAAGTCGCTCCCTCGCTCTGCGAtgtgatatttttttccaatCGAGTCGTgttgaaaagaataattttttctttttcttcaaagaagaaggtGACAACTACATCTTCCTAATTCTACACAGCAGATCACCTTACTATACTATCATGACTGTTGATTTGGACAAGTATCTTAAACCAGGAAAAGACCATTACTTGGCTCTTGGATTGGAGGGGTCTGCAAATAAACTAGGTGTGGGTGTGATCAAACACAACAGGGGCccattatcatcaacaaaccGTGCCGaagtattatcaaatatcaGAGATACTTATATAACTCCACCAGGAGAAGGATTTCTACCACGAGATACGGCAAGACATCATAGAAATTGGGTAGTTAGAATTATCAAACAAGCATTAGCCACAGCAAAGGTTGCAGGAAAAGATATAGATGTGATTTGTTTTACACAAGGTCCTGGGATGGGTGCGCCACTACAGAGTGTAGTCATTGCAGCAAGGACTTTGGCACAGCTATGGGAAATCCCCATGGTTGGTGTCAATCATTGTGTTGGCCACATAGAAATGGGTAGAGAGATTACTGGTGCACAAAACCCTGTGGTGTTGTATGTTAGTGGAGGAAACACTCAGGTCATTGCGTACTCGAAACAAAGATATCGTATATTTGGTGAAACACTTGACATAGCAATTGGAAATTGTTTGGATCGATTTGCACGTACATTAAAGATTCCTAACGAACCAGCACCTGGTTATAACATAGAACAAATGGCCAAAAAGGGGAAACATTTGGTTGCCTTGCCATACACAGTCAAAGGGATGGATTTATCCATGTCAGGTATTTTAGCGTCCATTGATAGCATAGCCAAAGAGATGTTTGgcaaacaacaaaaaaaactcaTTGATGAAGAGTCAGGGGAGCCTATAACTGCTGAAGATTTGTGTTTTTCCTTACAGGAAACATTGTTTAGCATGTTGGTGGAGATTACTGAACGAGCTTTGGCCCATGTTGATAGCAATCaagttttaattgttgGAGGAGTAGGTTCTAACCAGAGATTACAAGAGATGATGAAGCTTATGATTCAGGATCGTAAAAATGGACAAATATATGCCACCGATGAACGTTTCTGTATAGATAATGGTATCATGATTGCCCATGCAGGTTTGTTGAGTTATAGGACAGGTCAAACTAACCAATTGAACAATACCGTCTGTACACAAAGGTTTAGAACAGATGAAGTGTTTGTTAAATGGAGAGACGATTAA
- a CDS encoding DnaJ domain-containing protein (Similar to S. cerevisiae CAJ1) — MDQTISQIINDDINLYDVLGVSLDSTPQDIRRAYRQKALQFHPDKYDGDTTKFNLILKSYEILSDNSLKLKYDELCQIKLTKLENRAQLDDLTRKFQDELIASESKRQKHRHPNIELMKQEGLKKRRIQEQKLFDEKKPCTTIYDIPLNNNVSVSSKYANTTVSLKYKFKKELENLIDGNVISKIMSIFGEVTKVTMNGHDNRYAYAYIEFATIDGCNQALRHNYSESARKWDGTEVRKLASLLRECKKADLAISDFTNNDKVNQILRDYLKSVNSRI; from the coding sequence ATGGACCAAACCATATCCCAGATTataaatgatgatattaaCTTGTATGATGTATTAGGAGTTTCACTTGACAGTACACCTCAGGATATTCGTCGAGCCTATCGACAAAAAGCCTTACAATTTCATCCTGATAAATACGATGGTGATACAAcgaaattcaatttgattttgaaaagttATGAAATACTAAgtgataattcattaaagtTGAAATATGATGAACTTTGTCAAATAAAGTTGACAAAACTAGAAAATCGTGCTCAACTAGATGATTTAACAAGGAAATTTCAGGATGAACTAATAGCATCAGAACTGAAAAGACAGAAACATCGACATCCCAATATCGAACTAATGAAACAAGAAggattgaaaaaaagaagaatccAGGAAcagaaattatttgatgaaaagaAACCTTGTACTACGATTTATGATATACCGTTGAATAACAATGTATCGGTCAGCCTGAAATATGCCAACACGACAGTAAGTTTAAAATACAAGTTTAAAAAGGAGCTTGAAAATCTAATTGATGGAAATGTTATATCCAAAATCATGCTGATTTTCGGCGAAGTTACAAAAGTGACAATGAATGGTCATGATAATCGATATGCCTATGCGTATATTGAGTTTGCTACAATTGACGGTTGTAACCAAGCTTTGCGCCACAACTATAGCGAATCAGCAAGAAAATGGGACGGAACCGAGGTCAGAAAGTTGGCCAGTTTACTTAGGGAATGCAAGAAGGCAGACCTTGCCATCTCAGATTTtactaataatgataaagttAACCAAATTTTAAGAgattatttgaaaagtGTCAATTCCCGTATCTGA
- a CDS encoding acetyl-coenzyme A transporter, putative (Similar to Homo sapiens SLC33A1), which produces MSENQQFSVSDSTENKLNYRHAAFDEENNGLLPLANKNLKPKHTTTTNNTSGHHTHTKSSHLAPQDRKAFIILVLLYVLQGVPVGLAFGSIPFILKSKLTYSQVGIFSLAAYPYSLKLIWSPFVDSIYSKKWGRRRSWIIPIQTISGIMLIFLGSQINDLMENPKNYLSLITFVFFILILCCATQDIAVDGWALTCLSPESLSYASTAQTIGINTGYFSSFTIFLALSSPDFANKYLRSTPLNVGLFSLGGYLKFWGWMYLIVTGVICLVPEDPPHLVNINKDRLAKEKGLYNTTSWQDLTNVYKSMYEVLKLPNVQTFVIILLIAKLGFQVNEAGTNLKLLEKGLSKEDLSITVLIDFPFEMIFGYYAGRWSTGKAPLRPWLWGFMGRLVAASLAQLIVYFFPKDGKVSTTYFIIIILQHLLGSFMSTIQFVSLCAFHTKIADPAIGGTYMTTLNTLSNYGGTWPRIFIYYLIDKITINKCITDKGYIMLTSEEAKEQCTYSGGKVETIRDGYFYTNALCITLGIIIFFWVKKKATYLQSLPNSAWRVSK; this is translated from the coding sequence ATGTCAGAAAACCAACAATTCTCTGTTTCTGATTCAACAGAAAACAAACTAAATTATCGTCATGCTGcttttgatgaagaaaataatggtCTTTTACCATTAGCCAACAAAAACCTCAAACCAAAAcataccaccaccaccaataataCCCTGGGACATCATACACATACAAAATCATCACATCTAGCTCCTCAAGATAGAAAagcatttattattttagtattattatatgTTTTACAAGGTGTACCTGTTGGTCTTGCCTTTGGATCAATTCCATttatattgaaatcaaaattaacTTATTCTCAAGTGGGGATTTTTTCATTAGCAGCATATCCttattcattaaaattgatttggtCACCATTTGTCGATAGTATATATCTGAAAAAATGGGGTCGAAGAAGATCATGGATTATACCGATTCAAACAATTTCTGGaataatgttgatttttttggggagtcaaataaatgatttaatggAAAACCccaaaaattatttaagtTTAATAACATTtgtatttttcatattGATTTTATGTTGTGCTACTCAAGATATTGCAGTTGATGGTTGGGCATTGACTTGTTTATCACCAGAAAGTTTATCTTATGCTTCTACAGCACaaacaattggaattaaTACTGGatatttttcaagttttacaatttttttagCTTTAAGTTCGCCTGATTTTgctaataaatatttacgATCAACTCCATTAAATGTTggattattttcattaggaggatatttgaaattttgggGGTGGATGTATTTGATTGTTACTGGTGTGATTTGTCTTGTTCCTGAAGATCCACCACATTTggtcaatatcaataaagaTCGATTAGCTAAAGAGAAGGGACTTTATAATACTACGAGTTGGCAAGATTTAACTAATGTTTATAAATCAATGTATgaagttttgaaattgcCTAATGTTCAAacatttgttattattttattaattgcaAAATTGGGATTCCAAGTAAATGAAGCTGGTactaatttgaaattattagagaaAGGATTATCAAAAGAGGATCTTTCTATAACGGTTCTTATTGATTTCCCATTTGAAATGATATTTGGATATTATGCTGGTAGGTGGTCTACCGGTAAAGCACCATTACGGCCTTGGCTTTGGGGGTTTATGGGGAGATTAGTGGCGGCATCATTGGCACAATTGATTGTATATTTTTTCCCTAAAGATGGAAAAGTTTCTACCACctattttataattatcatCTTGCAACATTTATTAGGATCATTCATGTCGACAATCCAATTTGTGTCACTTTGTGCATTTCATACCAAAATTGCTGATCCAGCTATAGGTGGAACATATATGACCACCTTAAACACTTTATCCAATTATGGAGGCACTTGGCcaagaatatttatttattatttgatcgACAAGATTACTATCAATAAATGCATAACTGATAAAGGATATATTATGTTAACATCGGAAGAAGCAAAGGAACAATGTACTTATTCTGGAGGTAAAGTTGAAACCATAAGAGATGGATATTTTTATACAAATGCATTATGTATAACTTTAGGAAtcataatttttttctggGTTAAAAAGAAGGCAACTTATCTTCAAAGCTTACCAAATAGTGCTTGGAGGGTATCGAAATAA
- a CDS encoding uncharacterized membrane protein YOL092W homologue, putative: MTDSLRLTHSLKLLDNFMFNISKTSSIISLTIWLFTQIPQIILNYKRRDVSLSISFVGLTFLADIINLTYQISIKDSAYCILLVYMIILDLIIISQYYYYSRYFKKSVSSPPQQQPTLVNRILGAAFVTDLASAMNIKVQQQQQQTFPLYIDWVQVLPISCCFLYIISRIPQIRRNYVRKSTTGLSLYMVLFTVLGTIFNLLSIVTDTNLYKVLSIKIFLIGSFVIVIMDGVLLYQFWLYRKPISPYENDIVDIDEQPQWYVKNQPLVFYQSFEQDRPLQQQQLASSSVPSTTSSPHFSNSIHPIKSNQSRGRKLVKSPGEQTSLLDESLIASTAVSMATPPPPQHYIVSSSSRSRYQSIHRFNSQQNQNQSTQPKIIPQSLTSSSVGSATSLIPSIIGNISSVNKKLMDGSKIPFSPIDFLTDDYYNGNKNVNSSREGVNNGNVVVGSSNVYYGSIDT, from the coding sequence ATGACAGATTCCCTACGATTGACACATTCACTAAAATTACTTGACAACTTTATGTTCAACATATCAAAGACTTCAAGTATAATATCTTTAACAATATGGTTATTTACTCAGATACcacaaataattttaaattataaacGTAGGGAtgtttcattatcaatttcatttgttgGATTAACATTTCTTGCGGATATCATAAATCTAACATATCAAATTCTGATTAAAGACTCTGCATATTGCATTTTATTGGTATATATGATAATACTAgatctaataataatttcacaatactattattattcacgATACTTTAAAAAGTCAGTGTCGTCtccaccacaacaacaaccaacatTGGTCAATCGAATATTGGGGGCTGCGTTCGTAACAGATCTTGCCCTGGCTATGAATATCAAggtacaacaacaacaacaacaaacattTCCTTTATATATTGACTGGGTCCAGGTCTTGCCCATACTGTGCTGTTTCCTATATATAATACTGAGAATACCTCAAATAAGGCGCAACTATGTTAGAAAATCTACTACGGGACTTTCGTTATACATGGTTCTCTTTACTGTCTTGGGTacaatattcaatttactATCGATCGTAACAGATACAAACCTTTATAAGGTATTGTCAATcaagatttttttgattggtAGTTTTGTTATAGTGATAATGGATGGAGTGTTGTTGTATCAATTTTGGTTATATCGTAAACCTATATCCCCTTATGAAAATGATATAGTCGATATAGATGAACAGCCACAATGGTATGTCAAGAATCAGCCACTAGTATTCTACCAATCATTTGAGCAAGACAGAccactacaacaacaacaattagCGTCATCATCTGTACCTTCAACCACTTCTAGCCCTCATTTTTCCAATCTGATCCATCccattaaatcaaatcaatccCGAGGAAGAAAATTGGTAAAATCACCAGGTGAACAAACCCTGCTATTGGATGAATCTTTGATAGCATCAACAGCAGTATCAATGGCAACACCTCCACCACCTCAGCATTATATTGTTAGTTCAAGTTCTAGATCCAGATATCAACTGATTCATCGTTTTAATCTgcaacaaaaccaaaaccaaagcACTCAACCGAAAATTATTCCTCAAAGTCTAACTAGTAGTTCTGTTGGTTCTGCTACTAGTTTAATACCAAGTATAATTGGTAATATTTCTAGTgtcaataaaaaattaatggaTGGTTCAAAAATTCCATTCCTGCCGATTGATTTTTTAACTGATGATTACTATAATGGTAATAAGAATGTAAATTCATCTAGAGAAGGTGTAAATAATGgaaatgttgttgttggttctTCTAACGTGTATTATGGTTCTATAGATACCtag
- a CDS encoding WD repeat-containing protein, putative (Similar to S. cerevisiae RSA4;~In S. cerevisiae: involved in ribosome biogenesis; may interact with ribosomes; required for maturation and efficient intra-nuclear transport or pre-60S ribosomal subunits, localizes to the nucleolus) → MATVIPPPSKKQKKEAQKVRDLDLIPKDLPNVLIKFQASDTGESTGGSIRVPGGITEKQLEELLNNLQGESDDPVPYTFSLLNADEKDSSTTANNKLIDIKDNLYHSVLKPGIKTTEDFLTLVYTPRAIFKVKPITRSNAAIAGHGSTILCCAFAPNDSSRMCSGAGDSTARIWDCNTQTPLHTLSGHSNWVLCVTYSPDGKLIATGSMDNTIRLWDATTGKPVGKPLLGHSKWVSSLSWEPLHLVKANDNPRLVSGSKDGTVKIWDTTARTCTMTLSSHTGAVSCVKWSGSNIVYSASHDKTIKAWDISANGKCIQTLKSHAHWVNHLSLSTDYVLRKGGFDHTSTKITHYSPEELRTRALQQYEKVAKLNGSINERLVTASDDFTMYFWEPLKSSKPICRMTGHQKLVNHVNFSPDGRFVVSSSFDNSIKLWDGIRGTFISTLRGHVAPVYQTAWSADNRLLVSCSKDTTLKVWDIRTKKLSVDLPGHSDEVYAVDWSLDGKRVASGGKDKMIRLWSH, encoded by the coding sequence ATGGCTACAGTTATACCGCCACCTTcgaagaaacaaaaaaaggaagCACAAAAAGTCCGTGACTTAGATCTTATACCAAAAGATTTACCAAATGTTCTTATCAAATTTCAAGCTTCAGATACTGGTGAATCGACTGGTGGTTCAATTCGAGTTCCTGGTGGAATCACTGAAAAACaattagaagaattattgaacaatttaCAGGGTGAATCAGATGATCCAGTTCCCTACACATTTTCTCTTTTAAATGCGGATGAAAAAGATAGCTCAACTACTGCTAACAATAAactaattgatattaaagaTAATTTATATCATTCTGTATTAAAACCAGGAATCAAAACAACTGAAGATTTCTTAACATTAGTATACACCCCAAGGGCAATTTTTAAAGTTAAACCAATTACTCGTTCGAATGCAGCAATTGCCGGACATggatcaacaattttatgTTGTGCATTTGCTCCTAATGATTCCAGTCGTATGTGTTCCGGAGCTGGTGATTCTACTGCTCGTATATGGGATTGTAATACCCAAACTCCATTGCATACATTAAGTGGACATTCAAATTGGGTATTATGTGTCACTTATTCCCCAGATGGGAAATTGATTGCCACAGGATCTATGGATAATACTATACGATTATGGGATGCTACAACGGGTAAACCAGTAGGGAAACCACTTTTAGGTCATTCTAAATGGGTCAGTTCATTGAGTTGGGAACCATTACATTTAGTTAAAGCCAACGATAACCCCCGTTTAGTTTCTGGTTCTAAAGATGGAACTGTTAAAATTTGGGACACCACAGCAAGAACTTGTACTATGACATTGAGTAGTCATACTGGAGCTGTTTCTTGTGTTAAATGGTCGGGATCTAATATTGTTTACAGTGCATCTCATGATAAGACCATTAAAGCTTGGGATATAAGTGCTAATGGGAAATGTATTCAAACTTTGAAAAGCCATGCTCATTGGGTTAAtcatttatcattatcgACCGATTATGTTTTACGTAAAGGAGGATTTGATCATACTTCAACAAAGATCACCCACTATTCACCAGAAGAATTACGTACTCGTGCTTTGCAACAATATGAAAAAGTGGCTAAATTAAATGGATCAATCAATGAAAGATTAGTTACTGCTAGTGATGATTTTACAATGTATTTTTGGGAACcattaaaatcatcaaaacCTATATGTCGAATGACGGGACATCAAAAACTTGTTAATCATGTGAATTTCTCACCTGATGGAagatttgttgtttcaagttcttttgataattctaTTAAACTTTGGGACGGTATTAGAGGTACATTTATTTCTACCCTTCGAGGTCATGTTGCTCCAGTTTATCAAACTGCTTGGTCGGCCGATAATCGATTATTGGTTAGTTGTTCTAAAGATACTACATTAAAAGTATGGGATATTCGAACTAAAAAATTGAGTGTAGATTTACCTGGTCATTCAGATGAAGTTTATGCAGTTGATTGGAGTTTAGACGGTAAAAGAGTGGCTTCTGGTGGTAAAGATAAAATGATTAGATTATGGTCCCATTAG
- a CDS encoding mitochondrial 54S ribosomal protein IMG2 (Similar to S. cerevisiae IMG2) produces MRPSSILSKIHIKTPKPELQLFQFPKLSEISYKDLPNNGFGINNYFIPKTKFNHWPVYIKIQNTKITTEIKRIQGDLLKLREDLLNFNPNYKLTINSTAGIVNIKGNVVEEIKNYLDKNSTSTQ; encoded by the coding sequence ATGAGACCAAGTAGTATATTATCGAAAATTCATATAAAGACTCCTAAACCAgaattacaattatttcaatttcctAAATTATCGGAAATATCATATAAAGATTTACCTAATAATGGATTTGGcataaataattattttattccCAAAACTAAATTTAATCATTGGCCAGTTTATATTAAGATTCAAAATACTAAAATCACTActgaaatcaaaagaatacaaggtgatttattaaaacttcgtgaagatttattaaattttaatccaaattataaattaactATTAATTCAACAGCAGGAATTGTTAATATTAAAGGTAATGtagttgaagaaattaaaaattatctTGATAAAAATTCAACCTCAActcaataa